The Alkalihalobacillus sp. TS-13 genomic interval TATCTTTAAGTGAAATTTACGAAACTCCGGCGGGAAAAGCGAGCCAGGCAAGCTACGAGCCTAACCGGGTCTCTCCCGCTTTTCGTCTGCCCGCGGAAAGGGAGTAAATGTCGCTGAAATAAATACTACTACATGGTTTGGGTTAACCAACTTTACTTTCCCCATCCTATTGAAGGAATAAACCATATACATATGGAATTTAACAACTATAATAGTAATCACTACTTCTTGAAAGGGGTTTTGGCAGGATGAGAGAGGTCAACGTCATGAAAGAGGATCGGGTAGTAAGCTCCAATGATTATACAATGAATGTTAGTTTGGATTTTTTTAATGAGCGATTGAAAGTGGAAGATTATCGCGGGAATGTCACCTCGGTACAAAAACAAGTTATGCGCCTATTGGATGAACATCCGTTTACGAAGGTGATTCTCAAATCGAGACAAGAAGATTGGAAGACTTTCCTAGAACTGGGGTATCAATTTGAAGCCCTTTATACCGGTTACTTTAATGGAAGTGATGCTTATTCGATGGCTCTGTTTACGGAAAACAGCCGCAGGACGAGTGACTATTGGATCTTTGAGGACGAAACCCTGCAACAGGTAAAAGAAATCAAATGTACGCTTGATATTCCAAGTGTTTCCGACTATACGATCAGAAAAGCAGAAGAACAAGATGCAAAAGATCTTTCGAACCTCTATCAAACCGTTTTCGAGATCTACCCGACACCAATGAACGATCCAGATTACATTGCGAAGTTGATGAAGCATGATTCGATTTTTTATGTTGCGGAATCGGAAGGGAAAATCGTAAGTGCTGCATCTGCAGATATTAATCGGAATTATCACAATGCAGAATTGACTGATTGTGCTACCCTCCCTGAGCACCGGAAGAAAGGACTGATGAAGATTCTTATCGCAAAGCTTGAAAATGAATTGAAAGAACAGAAAATCTTTTGTTCATACTCGATCGCAAGGGCTCTATCCTTCGGGATGAATGCGGTATTTCATCAGCGGAAATATGCATACAAGGGTCGTTTTACGAAGAACTGCAACATCTTTAATAAATTAGAAGACATGAACTTATGGATATGTGATC includes:
- the ablB gene encoding putative beta-lysine N-acetyltransferase — translated: MREVNVMKEDRVVSSNDYTMNVSLDFFNERLKVEDYRGNVTSVQKQVMRLLDEHPFTKVILKSRQEDWKTFLELGYQFEALYTGYFNGSDAYSMALFTENSRRTSDYWIFEDETLQQVKEIKCTLDIPSVSDYTIRKAEEQDAKDLSNLYQTVFEIYPTPMNDPDYIAKLMKHDSIFYVAESEGKIVSAASADINRNYHNAELTDCATLPEHRKKGLMKILIAKLENELKEQKIFCSYSIARALSFGMNAVFHQRKYAYKGRFTKNCNIFNKLEDMNLWICDLSRR